From a region of the Lactuca sativa cultivar Salinas chromosome 4, Lsat_Salinas_v11, whole genome shotgun sequence genome:
- the LOC111881165 gene encoding thaumatin-like protein 1 codes for MALPHHYRTPSCHHSWTPSLYKYHPITTLQYPLHPPPSSFIFFFNLLLLLLHLHTHTFLKSFHMGHSDIVLRFLMFFVFKGVYGATTFTFSNKCDYTVWPGILGTPALDTTGFELPEGKSRSLQAPVGWSGRFWGRTRCNFDGLGHGSCVTGDCGSGQMECNGAGATPPATLAEFTLGSGTQDFYDVSLVDGYNLQMIVEASGGSGECGTTGCIDDLNRRCPSELKVADGGGCKSACDTFGTPEFCCKGAFDSPAACRPTAYSEVFKSACPKSYSYAYDDATSTFTCMGATDYVIIFCPTRSIGSIKSKAGNVSQDSLDALLDLYAHLASGDSSSNIKCPYLLNFVIFTLYVIIFLVQTLFSIK; via the exons ATGGCCCTTCCACATCATTACCGCACTCCGTCGTGTCATCATTCATGGACGCCATCACTCTATAAGTACCATCCCATCACCACCCTTCAATACCCCCTCCACCCTCCACCCTcctccttcatcttcttcttcaatcttcttcttcttcttcttcatttacaCACTCATACTTTTCTTAAAAGCTTTCATATGGGTCACTCCGATATCGTTCTTAGATTTCTCATGTTCTTTGTTTTCAAAG GTGTTTATGGGGCTACGACCTTTACATTTTCAAACAAGTGTGACTACACAGTATGGCCAGGGATACTAGGCACCCCAGCTCTCGACACCACCGGATTCGAGCTCCCGGAGGGTAAATCACGTTCACTACAAGCTCCGGTAGGCTGGTCCGGCAGGTTCTGGGGGAGAACCCGCTGCAACTTCGACGGATTGGGTCACGGATCATGTGTTACAGGAGACTGCGGTTCGGGGCAAATGGAATGCAACGGAGCCGGAGCAACCCCGCCCGCCACCCTTGCGGAGTTCACTCTCGGGTCAGGTACGCAGGACTTCTACGACGTCAGCCTTGTTGACGGGTACAATCTGCAGATGATAGTGGAGGCGAGTGGTGGGTCCGGTGAGTGTGGGACTACCGGCTGCATCGATGACTTGAACCGGCGGTGTCCAAGCGAGTTGAAGGTGGCAGATGGTGGAGGGTGTAAGAGTGCCTGCGACACATTTGGGACGCCGGAGTTTTGTTGTAAGGGTGCATTTGATTCTCCGGCGGCTTGTCGGCCGACGGCGTATTCTGAGGTGTTCAAATCAGCTTGCCCGAAGTCGTATAGCTATGCATATGATGATGCTACGAGTACTTTTACGTGTATGGGTGCTACTGATTACGTAATCATTTTTTGTCCTACTCGaag TATCGGAAGCATAAAGTCGAAAGCAGGCAATGTGAGTCAAGATTCATTGGATGCATTGTTGGATTTGTATGCGCATCTTGCTTCTGGGGATTCATCTTCCAATATCAAATGCccttatttattaaattttgttATATTCACTCTTTATGTAATAATATTTCTTGTGCAAACATTGTTTTCCATTAAGTAA